The stretch of DNA TTTCTTTGGTTATTTCCTCTATCAGCCGGTACTCTTTTTCTTCTTCTGACCTTAATTTTTCCATAACCGGAATATTTCTAATTGTCGTTATTTCGTTTTAGTTACTTCGTAGGGAGAGGCAGTCCGAAAGCCCGTAACATCGAGAGTTTGTCGAAATAACCCCGCTGGAAGATGATTTCATCGTCTTTTACGTGAAAGAAACCACAACCGCGTAACCCTGTCGGATCTTTCCATTCGAGCATGGCCCATTCCCCGTCCTGAAAGATATTTTCAGGCATACGTACCATATCAGCCGCTGCAAATTCGTCTTCGAACATACGCTTTATTGAAGTCTTGCCCACAACAGGATCATTTGCGACCTGGTGGTTTATCGCATCGTCG from Bacteroidales bacterium encodes:
- a CDS encoding ester cyclase, producing the protein DDAINHQVANDPVVGKTSIKRMFEDEFAAADMVRMPENIFQDGEWAMLEWKDPTGLRGCGFFHVKDDEIIFQRGYFDKLSMLRAFGLPLPTK